The nucleotide sequence CAAGGATGGCCTGGCGCACCAATGGCATGTTGACCAGGCCTTTCACCAGATTGCGCCGGTGGGACAAATCGGGGCCGATCACCGCCGTCTTCAGGTTACGAAAGTGCACGCGCAGGATACGTTGGGCCATGCGCACGGTGCGTTCGTGGCCTTTATTGTGCTCGATCAATTCACGCAGGTTGATGGGCGCGGAGAATTGCACGCGGGTCTTGCGCCCCAGGATCAGGATGCTCAACAACCGGCGTAGACGCCCAGTGACCGCCCAGCTGTCGGCAAACAGCAGTTTCCACGGGCTGGACTCGCTCGCAGGGGTTTGTCCCCAGAACACGCTGACCGGAATGATTTGTGCATTCTCTTCGGCGTGTTCGCTGAGGGTGTTGACCAGGCGGGTCAGGGTCGGCGGCGCGCCGCGCTTGTCCTGACGCCCCAGCCAGTCCGGCTCGGGCGTGAGGTAGAAGAACGCCGCGGGTTCCATCAGCGGGCCCACCGATACCGGCAGTACCGGGCGCGGCAGGCCGGCCTTGGTGCACTCGGCATCGACCACGGCCAATTCGGTGAGGGAGGGCGATTGCAGGACGTAAAACACCGGCCGGCTGCGGTCCAGGTTGAGGGTAAGGGACGACTGGTTGATCGTCTCCGAGCGAACCCAGAGGTACAACAGTCGGCGCAAGGTGCCAAACACCAGACGGCGGAACGGGGAGCGGGTCATAGGCGAGCTGCTTCAAGTGGGAAAAACCGAGCAGGCGCTCGGGCGGGTAGTGTGCCGTATTCGCCGAAAATCGGCAAAAAAGCAGCGATGTAAACTTGAGTTGATCGTTTTTGAGCCTGTCTTATACTCGGCAGTTCAACGCGATCGGCTCAACAATAACAATCAAGTGGGAGTGAACAGATGGCAACGCGCGAGACAGGCAATGTGAAGTGGTTCAACGACGCCAAGGGCTATGGCTTTATCCAGCGTGAAGATGGCAAGGATGTGTTTGTGCACTACCGCGCCATTCGCGGCGACGGCCACCGTTCGTTGGCCGAGGGCCAGCAAGTGGAATACGCCGTGGTAAGCGGCGAGAAGGGGTTGCAGGCGGAGGATGTGGTCGGCCTGTAGGCCGAGCGGCAAGCTACAAGCTGCAAGCGCTATGACTTGCAGCTTGCAGCTGCTTTTTAAGCTGTTTTCCAGGTGATCTGCTCTTCACCGTCCGCGCTGATGCGGATCCAGGTGTCGGCGCTTTCCTCACCTTCTTCCTCGATCCAGCTACCCGGTGCGCAACGTACTTCAACATTCAGCGCAGCAAACGCAGCGCGGGCACAGGCAATGTCGTCTTCCCACGGTGTCTGGTCACTTTCCAGGTACAGGCTGTTCCACTTGCCTACGGCTTTCGGCAGCCAGGTGACGGGCACATTGCCGGCCTTGCACTTGTAGGTCTGGCCACGTTGGACCCAGTCGCTGCAAGGGCCCAGGGCAGCGCCCAGCCAGGCGGCGATGGCCTTGTAGTCGACGTCGGCGTCCTTCAGGTAAATCTCGATATCGGGTTGGCGCATGGATATTCCTCGTTGCGGGATTCGAAAATCCATTCGCGGATGGTTAAAAGTCGGTTATTGAAGCACGAAATAATCGTAGCGCATCGACACCGTGACCAGCAGCGGCTCGGCCGCCTCGATCACCTCGGCACGGCGCTCGGCACTGGCGCGCCAGCCGTGAGGGGTCATGGCCAGCAGGTTGGCGCGGTCCCGGGGCTCGGCCAGGCTCAAGGTGAATTCCAGGGTTTCGCTGTGGGCCAGGCTCATGCCGTCCGGCACCAGGGCCAGGTGCTTGTCGTCGGTGTACTCGCGCACTTGGTCGTACAGGCGCTCGCGCAGTTCCATCAGGTGGCCGCTGGTCGGGCCGACCTTCATCAGGCCGCCGCCGGGACTGAGCAGGCGCCTGGCCTCTTGCCAATCCAACGGGCTGAACACACTGGCGAGGAACTGGCAGCTGGCGTCGGCCAACGGCACGCGGGCCATGCTGGCGATCAACCAGGTCAGCGCCGGGTCGCGTTTGCACGCGCGCTTGACCGCTTCCTTGGAAATGTCCAGCGCGTAGCCATCGGCATGGGGCAGGGCCGCGGCGATTTGCGCGGTGTAGTAACCCTCGCCGCAACCGATGTCCACCCAGCGCTGCGGTGCGCGTTCGGCGGCCAGCTCGGCCAGGCGCTTGGCCACCGGGGCGTAGTGCCCGGCGTTGAGAAAGTCACGGCGCGCCTCGACCATGGCCAGGTTGTCGCCCGGGTCGCGGCTGTTCTTGTGCTGCACCGGCAGCAGGTTCAGGTAACCCTGGCGCGCGCGGTCGAAACGGTGCCCGGCCGGGCACGCCACGCCATTGTCCACCGCGTTGAGCGGGGCGCTGCAAATCGGGCAGGCCAGCATCAGGCGAGCAACTTGATCAGGGTCTGGTAATAGATTTCGGTCAGCACGTCGAGGTCGCTGGCCAGGATCCGCTCGTTGACCTGGTGGATCGTCGCGTTCACCGGGCCCAACTCGACCACCTGGGTGCCAAGGGTCGCGATGAAGCGCCCATCGGAGGTACCGCCACTGGTGGAGGCCTGGGTCTCACGCCCGGTGATCGCCTTGATGCTGGCCGACACCGCATCGAGCAACGCGCCCGGCTCGGTGAGGAACGGCAGGCCCGACAGCGCCCACTCCACATGCCAGTCCAGGCCATGCTTGTCGAGAATCGCCGCAACGCGCTGTTGCAGGCCTTCGACAGTGGATTCGGTGGAAAAACGGAAGTTGAACACCGCCGTCAGGTCACCCGGAATCACGTTGGTGGCGCCGGTGCCAGAGTTGAGGTTGGAAATCTGGAAGCTGGTCGGCGGGAAGAAGGCGTTGCCGTTGTCCCAGTGCTCGGCGGCCAGTTCGGCCAGGGCCGGCGCGGCCAGGTGGATCGGGTTCTTCGCCAGGTGCGGGTAGGCCACATGGCCCTGTACGCCGCGCACGGTCAGGGTGGCACCGAGGGAGCCGCGACGGCCGTTCTTGACCACGTCACCCACCAGGGTGGTGCTCGACGGTTCGCCGACGATGCACCAGTCCAGGCGCTCCTTGCGCGCGGCCAGGCGTTCGATCACGGCCTTGGTGCCATGGTGCGCCGGGCCTTCCTCATCGCTGGTGATCAGGAACGCGACCGAGCCCTTGTGGTCCGGGTAGTCGCTGACGAAGCGCTCGGCCGCCACCAGCATGGCGGCCAGGCTGCCCTTCATGTCGGCCGCGCCACGCCCGCAGAGCATGCCGTTTTCGTCGATCAATGCGTCGAACGGGTCGTTCTGCCAGGCTTGCACCGGACCGGTGGGAACCACGTCGGTGTGGCCGGCGAAGCACAGCACCGGGCCGTCGTGCTTGCCATGGGTGGCCCAGAAGTTGTCCACGTCCTCGATGCGCATCGGCTCCAGCGCAAAACCGGCGTCGCCCAGGCGCTGCATCATCAGCTTCTGGCAATCGGCGTCGATCGGCGTGACCGAGGGGCGACGGATCAGGTCGATGGCAAGTTGAAGGGTCGGCGAAAGGTCGGCATGGGCCGTCATGGGAAAACTCCGGGAAGCATGTCTGGAAGAGCGGGGCGGGCGGACAAAATGGCCGTTATCTTATAGCAAAACGGCGGCCAGAGGCCGCCGTTTAGTGCATTGCGCAAGTTTTTAAGCCACGGGTGCAGGCTCAGGTGCCACGGCTGGTTTCGGCAGCGACGACAGGAACGCCATGATCAACGCCGCCACATACGGCAGCGATTGCACCAGCAGCATCACCACCCAGAAACGTATGTCATTGCTCGGCAGGCCTTGCACCAGGTAGATCCCCAGCGCCGCGCCCCACAACAGCAGCATGATGAACATTTCTTCGCGGGCTTCGGAAATCGCTACCCAGAAGCCGTGGTTATCCGCGTTTTTCGGGGTACGAAAGAACGGAATGCTGGTGGTGAAGAAGCCATACAGCACCGCCTTGGCGATGGTGTGGGACAACGCCAGGCCAGCCAGGGCGGCGCAGAATGCATCCTTGAGGTTCACACCTACCGCGCGGCGGTAGAGGAAGATGATCTTGCCCACCTTGAACACGAACAACGCCAGCGGCGGGATCGCGAAAATCAGCAGCGGCGGGTCGACCCGCGTCGGCACGATGATCATCGCCGCCGACCACAACAGCGCGCCGACGGTGAAGAAGATGTTCATGCCGTCCGCCACCCACGGCAACCAGCCCGCGAGGAAGTGGTAGCGCTGGCCACGGGTCAGCTCGGTGTCTTTGCCGCGCAGCAGGCTGGCGGTGTGACGCTTGATGATCTGGATCGCGCCATAGGCCCAGCGGAAACGCTGTTTCTTGAAGTCGATAAAGGTATCCGGCATCAGGCCCTTGCCGTAGCTGTCGTGGTAGTACGCCGCCGACAGGCCTTTCTCGAATACCCGCAGGCCGAGTTCGGCGTCTTCGCAGATGCACCAGTCGGCCCAGCCCAGTTCCTCGAGCACCGAGCGACGGGTCATGGTCATGGTGCCGTGCTGGATGATCGCGTCGCGGTCGTTACGGGTGACCATACCGATATGGAAGAAGCCTTTGTATTCGGCGTAGCAGAGCTTCTTGAAGGTGCTTTCGTTCTGATCGCGGTAGTCCTGCGGCGACTGCACCACGGCGATTTTCGGGTCGGCGAAGTGCGGCACCATGTGCTTGAGCCAGTTCGGCGACACGCAGTAGTCCGAGTCGATCACCGCGATCACTTCGGCATCCTTGGCGGTGTGCGGGATCAGGTAGTTCAGTGCACCGCCCTTGAAACCGGCCAGGGGTGCGACGTGGAAGAACTTGAAGCGCGGGCCCAGGGTTTCGCAGTAGTCGCGCACCGGTTCCCATACCGCCGGGTCCTTGGTGTTGTTGTCGATGATCAGGACTTCATAGTCCGGGTAATCGAGGGCCGCCAGGGCGTCGAGGGTCTGTTTGACCATCTCTGGCGGCTCGTTGTAGCACGGCACATGGATCGACACTTTCGGGCGGTAGTCCGATTCCCCTTCCACCGGCAGGAATTCACGCCGGCGCTTGTGGGTCCATACCGCTTCCGCCAGTTCGTGGGCTTCGGTCAGCAACACAATGAACACGCCCAGGGCGCCCAAGGCCAACAAGATGCCGATGGTCACGCTGAACCAGGTGCTGTATTGCTGGCTGTAGTCGTAGCCGATCCACACCAGTACGGAACCGCAGAGGAACGCGATAAAGGTCAGGAAGGTGCGGCCACGCTGGCGCAGGGATGAGCCGTCGATCATCAGCAGGGTCAGGGACAGCAAGGCGAGCACCACCGAGCCGATCGCCAGGACGCGCCACTGCGGGATTGCCACCACCGGCCCTTCGAAGTTGAATTTCTGCTGGCGCGCGGCGTTGTAGACGCCCCAATACGCGCCGGCCGAGCCTTCGTCGCTGACCTTCCACGGCTGGTCGAAGGCCTCGATCACGAAGTAGTTGTAGCCCTGGCGGTTCAGCTTGTTCACCAGCGTACGCAGGTAAATGGCCTGGTCTGCGGGGGACGTTTCATTCCCGCCGCGCATCCGGCCGTTACTTGGCCAGCCCACTTCCGACAGCAGCAGCGGCTTTTTCGGGAACAGTTTCTTCAGGTCCTTGGCGCGGTCGAGTACGTACTGGCCGGCCTTGTCCATCGGGATGTACTCCCAGAACGGCAGGATGTGCGCGGCGATCAGGTCGACGTGCTTGGCCAGTTGCGGGTTCTTTTCCCAGATATGCCATTGCTCGGAGGTCGTCACCGGTACTTTCACGGCGCCGCGCACCCGGTCCAGCAGCACGATCAGTGCTTCAGGGGTGATCTCTTCACGGAACAGCGCCTCGTTACCGACGACAACCCGCACGACACTGCGCGAGCTGTTGGCGATCTCGATGGCGCGCTGGACTTCGCGCTCGTTACGCTCCAGGTCCGGGCTGATCCAGATCCCCAGCGTTACGCGCAGGCCGAACTCTTCGGCGAGCTTGGGAATGTCCCCCAGCGTGCCGTCGACCGAGTAGGTGCGGATGTTATCCGTCAGCTTGCTCATGATCTCCAGATCGCGACGCATCTGCTCGTCGGTGGGGTACTGGTCTTTCTGCGGGTACTGGCCTTGCTGGAACGGCGAGTAGGAAAAACCGGATATCTGCTCGGGCCAGTTGGGAGCAGTGACCGGGCGGTTGATCAGCGCCCAGAAGCCGGTGAACAGCGCGGCAATTGCCAGCACTATCACCAGGTTGAGTCCAAATTTACGCGATGCCATGGTTATGTCGGGTTCCAAAGGGTGTGGAACGAAAAGAGGTGTCGGCCTGCACCGAACGGCGCGCATCCTACACCGGCCTTTCCCTGACCGTACAGCAAGCCGAGAAAAACCGGACATTGGGCAGCGAAAGTACATCTAAGTTCTTAACTTGTAGCTTGTAGCTTAAAACTTGTCGCTGCGTAGTCCTATAATGCGCGCCGGTTTTTGGGGTAATGGTCATGAGTACAGAAGATCCGCGGTTTGCAGGCGTCGCCCGCTTGTATGGCATTGAAGGCCTGGAGCGCTTGAAAGCGGCCCATGTGGCGATCGTCGGCGTCGGTGGCGTCGGCTCGTGGGCGGCGGAAGCCATGGCCCGTTGCGGGGTGGGCGAGATTTCGCTGTTCGACCTGGACGACGTCTGCGTCAGCAACAGCAACCGCCAGCTGCACGCCTTGGACAGTACCGTGGGCAAGCCCAAGGTCGAGGTGATGGCCGAGCGCCTGCGCGCGATCAACCCGGATTGCACGGTGCATGCGGTAGCGGATTTCGTCACCCGCGACACCATGGCCGAGTACATCACGCCCAACATCGATTGCGTGATCGACTGCATCGACGCGGTTAACGCCAAGGCCGCACTGATTGCCTGGTGCAAGCGCCGCAAGATCCAGATCATCACCACCGGTGGCGCCGGTGGGCAGATCGACCCGACGCTGATCCAGGTCTGCGACCTGAACCGCACCTTTAATGATCCCTTGGCGTCGAAAGTGCGTTCCACCTTGCGCCGTGACTACGGCTTTTCCCGCACCGTGACCCGCCACTACAGCGTGCCGTGCGTGTTTTCCACCGAGCAACTGCGCTACCCCAAGCCGGATGGCAGCATCTGTTTGCAGAAGAGTTTTGTCGGTGATGGGGTGAAGCTGGACTGCGCCGGCGGGTTTGGCGCGGTGATGATGGTGACGGCGACTTTCGGCATGGTCGCGGCGACCAAGGCGGTGGACAAGATTGTGGCCGGGGTGCGCAGGCCCTCGGAACGGGTCAAACCGACCTGAGTCTCAGAACTTTAGACGGTTCAAATGTGGGAGGGGCGGTGCGAGGATTCGACTTGCTCCCTCCCACATTTAGTCCTGTGTATGGCTTAGCGTTCGCATGCGCTGCAGGACTGCATTCAGCCCATTGCTGCGCGACGGCGACAGTTGACGGGAAAGCCCTAGCTGATTGAACCAGTCAGGCAAGTCGACCGCCTGCAACTCGTCCGCCGACAGCCCATTGACCCGTGCCAGCAGCAATGCCACCAAGCCACGAATCATCCGCGCATCGCTGCTCGCGGCGAACTGCCAGTGGCCATCGTGCAAGCGCCCCACCAACCACACCAGGCTCTCACAGCCCTGCACCAGGTTGGCATCGACCTTCTCCTCATCCGCCAATACGGGCAGGCGTTCACCCCACTGCATCAGCATTCGAGCGCGTTGCTCCCAGCTGCCTACTGACTGGAAGGCTTCTAGCGCAGCAATTGCAACCACCGGCAGGCTCATCGCAGCATATCCAGCGCCCGGTCCAGCGCTTCAAAGAAGCGTTCCAGGTCATCGGAATCGTTATACAGCGCCAGGGAGACGCGGATCGCCCCCGACAAGTGCATCGCCTTGAGCAGCGGCATCGCGCAATGATGGCCGGCACGTACGGCAATACCTTGTTCGGTCAGCAGGTGCGCGAGGTCGGCGTTGTGCACGCCTTCGACCACAAAACTGACCAGCGCCGCCTGCGGCGACCCCAACACACGGACGCCATTGCGCGCGTTCAGCCCGCGCAACAGGTAGTCATGCAGGGCCGCTTCATGGGTGAGAATCGCCTGTGGGTCCAGCGAACTCAGATAGTCCAGGGTCGCGCCCAGGCCGATCACGCCGGCAATCGGCGGGGTGCCGGCTTCGAACCCCAGCGGTGCCGGGCGGAAGCTGGCGCTGTGGTAGTCGGCCTGTTGCACCATCTCGCCACC is from Pseudomonas marginalis and encodes:
- a CDS encoding putative RNA methyltransferase; amino-acid sequence: MLACPICSAPLNAVDNGVACPAGHRFDRARQGYLNLLPVQHKNSRDPGDNLAMVEARRDFLNAGHYAPVAKRLAELAAERAPQRWVDIGCGEGYYTAQIAAALPHADGYALDISKEAVKRACKRDPALTWLIASMARVPLADASCQFLASVFSPLDWQEARRLLSPGGGLMKVGPTSGHLMELRERLYDQVREYTDDKHLALVPDGMSLAHSETLEFTLSLAEPRDRANLLAMTPHGWRASAERRAEVIEAAEPLLVTVSMRYDYFVLQ
- the dapE gene encoding succinyl-diaminopimelate desuccinylase, yielding MTAHADLSPTLQLAIDLIRRPSVTPIDADCQKLMMQRLGDAGFALEPMRIEDVDNFWATHGKHDGPVLCFAGHTDVVPTGPVQAWQNDPFDALIDENGMLCGRGAADMKGSLAAMLVAAERFVSDYPDHKGSVAFLITSDEEGPAHHGTKAVIERLAARKERLDWCIVGEPSSTTLVGDVVKNGRRGSLGATLTVRGVQGHVAYPHLAKNPIHLAAPALAELAAEHWDNGNAFFPPTSFQISNLNSGTGATNVIPGDLTAVFNFRFSTESTVEGLQQRVAAILDKHGLDWHVEWALSGLPFLTEPGALLDAVSASIKAITGRETQASTSGGTSDGRFIATLGTQVVELGPVNATIHQVNERILASDLDVLTEIYYQTLIKLLA
- the tcdA gene encoding tRNA cyclic N6-threonylcarbamoyladenosine(37) synthase TcdA, with product MSTEDPRFAGVARLYGIEGLERLKAAHVAIVGVGGVGSWAAEAMARCGVGEISLFDLDDVCVSNSNRQLHALDSTVGKPKVEVMAERLRAINPDCTVHAVADFVTRDTMAEYITPNIDCVIDCIDAVNAKAALIAWCKRRKIQIITTGGAGGQIDPTLIQVCDLNRTFNDPLASKVRSTLRRDYGFSRTVTRHYSVPCVFSTEQLRYPKPDGSICLQKSFVGDGVKLDCAGGFGAVMMVTATFGMVAATKAVDKIVAGVRRPSERVKPT
- a CDS encoding SufE family protein, giving the protein MSLPVVAIAALEAFQSVGSWEQRARMLMQWGERLPVLADEEKVDANLVQGCESLVWLVGRLHDGHWQFAASSDARMIRGLVALLLARVNGLSADELQAVDLPDWFNQLGLSRQLSPSRSNGLNAVLQRMRTLSHTQD
- a CDS encoding cold shock domain-containing protein; amino-acid sequence: MATRETGNVKWFNDAKGYGFIQREDGKDVFVHYRAIRGDGHRSLAEGQQVEYAVVSGEKGLQAEDVVGL
- a CDS encoding glycosyltransferase; amino-acid sequence: MASRKFGLNLVIVLAIAALFTGFWALINRPVTAPNWPEQISGFSYSPFQQGQYPQKDQYPTDEQMRRDLEIMSKLTDNIRTYSVDGTLGDIPKLAEEFGLRVTLGIWISPDLERNEREVQRAIEIANSSRSVVRVVVGNEALFREEITPEALIVLLDRVRGAVKVPVTTSEQWHIWEKNPQLAKHVDLIAAHILPFWEYIPMDKAGQYVLDRAKDLKKLFPKKPLLLSEVGWPSNGRMRGGNETSPADQAIYLRTLVNKLNRQGYNYFVIEAFDQPWKVSDEGSAGAYWGVYNAARQQKFNFEGPVVAIPQWRVLAIGSVVLALLSLTLLMIDGSSLRQRGRTFLTFIAFLCGSVLVWIGYDYSQQYSTWFSVTIGILLALGALGVFIVLLTEAHELAEAVWTHKRRREFLPVEGESDYRPKVSIHVPCYNEPPEMVKQTLDALAALDYPDYEVLIIDNNTKDPAVWEPVRDYCETLGPRFKFFHVAPLAGFKGGALNYLIPHTAKDAEVIAVIDSDYCVSPNWLKHMVPHFADPKIAVVQSPQDYRDQNESTFKKLCYAEYKGFFHIGMVTRNDRDAIIQHGTMTMTRRSVLEELGWADWCICEDAELGLRVFEKGLSAAYYHDSYGKGLMPDTFIDFKKQRFRWAYGAIQIIKRHTASLLRGKDTELTRGQRYHFLAGWLPWVADGMNIFFTVGALLWSAAMIIVPTRVDPPLLIFAIPPLALFVFKVGKIIFLYRRAVGVNLKDAFCAALAGLALSHTIAKAVLYGFFTTSIPFFRTPKNADNHGFWVAISEAREEMFIMLLLWGAALGIYLVQGLPSNDIRFWVVMLLVQSLPYVAALIMAFLSSLPKPAVAPEPAPVA